One Microplitis demolitor isolate Queensland-Clemson2020A chromosome 2, iyMicDemo2.1a, whole genome shotgun sequence DNA segment encodes these proteins:
- the LOC103579681 gene encoding uncharacterized protein LOC103579681 — protein sequence MFLLIFILIIDSLVAEECYYDGDDFCVNQDDILSVDLLPGTFLLSSLYKNASGKSQDEIKVNGTYEAALKEMNYHRKRMNEYLCHGFMAEGIFQNMRSIRVKRRQDSVSSNSMPDFLGDDNVTVHDKLLSDEGSSKYKEWLQRTTTLNDVYRHYAPKQKITKKFGQNYVHGIEEFDGEVTGYAVPAPIFPDKISSQYDSSDYDDISSSPTGHTYNHHGPPQHYGPPQHHGPPQYHGPPQHHSPPQNYGPPQHYGPPQHHSSHDDVVPIIHEEHYYHSPSHYDEEEYWHKPSYHKSKGDLSIKDFFEIALTALAFLAFGLFIIQLLMAIANSGSTTVVTDDAPRFKRNASPYSSNAELNELSHRVLQSIEAIMVANNDSGRCLRWTLCRDNKHSIQTSSAQRLWLPIWSLGTSWLSGQMLKQKTWLAMFESIKASVLGLGGADCSMLYPGCDLLSERIKRRRRRRK from the exons atgtttctattgatatttatattaattattgatagttTGGTCGCGGAGGAGTGTTATTACGACGGTGATGATTTTTGTGTCAATCAAGACGATATACTTTCAGTAGATCTGCTACCAGGAACTTTTCTACTGTCAAGTTTATACAAAAATGCAAGTGGTAAAAGCCAAGATGAAATAAAAGTCAACGGAACATATGAAGCAGCTTTAAAAGAGATGAATTATCatag AAAAAGGATGAATGAATATTTATGTCATGGATTTATGGCTGAaggaatatttcaaaatatgagATCGATACGGGTTAAACGACGTCAAGATTCTGTATCTTCAAACTCTATGCCAGACTTTTTAGGAGATGACAACGTCACAGTGCATGACAAGCTATTATCTGACGAGGgtagtagtaaatataaagaatGGCTTCAgag aacaACAACCCTGAATGACGTTTATCGACACTACGCTCCAAAAcagaaaattactaaaaaattcgGGCAAAATTACGTACATGGAATTGAAGAGTTTGATGGTGAAGTAACAGGCTATGCTGTGCCTGCGCCAATATTTCCAGACAAGATCAGTTCACAATATGATTCTTCTGATTATG atgACATATCATCTTCTCCAACTGGGCATACGTACAATCATCACGGTCCTCCTCAACATTATGGCCCTCCTCAACATCATGGTCCTCCACAATATCATGGTCCTCCACAACATCATAGTCCTCCGCAAAATTATGGTCCCCCGCAACACTATGGTCCTCCACAACATCACTCCTCTCATGATGATGTAGTTCCAATAATTCATGAAGAACATTATTATCACTCACCCAGTCATTATGATGAGGAGGAATATTGGCACAAACCATCTTACCATAAATCAAAAGGagatttatcaataaaagaCTTTTTTGAAATAGCATTGACTGCTCTAGCATTTCTGGCCTTTGGATTATTCATTATTCAACTTCTCATGGCAATTGCG AATTCCGGAAGCACAACAGTTGTGACTGACGATGCACCGAGATTTAAACGCAACGCGTCACCGTATAGTAGCAATGCAGAATTAAACGAACTCTCTCATCGAGTGCTTCAGTCTATCGAAGCAATTATGGTAGCAAACAATGATTCAGGTCGTTGCCTTCGATGGACTTTATGCAGAGACAATAAACATTCGATACAAACCTCAAGTGCCCAACGATTGTGGTTACCAATCTGGAG CTTAGGAACGAGTTGGTTATCAGGACAAATGTTGAAACAAAAAACATGGTTGGCTATGTTTGAGTCTATTAAAGCATCAGTTCTTGGATTAGGTGGTGCTGATTGTTCGATGCTTTATCCAGGATGTGATTTACTCAGTGAGAGAATTAAACGACGTCGTcgaagaagaaaataa
- the LOC103579683 gene encoding zinc finger protein 808: MFIVTKQIDSENISKLCRTCLREDGKKMICLFVGPAETSLAAKLRSLSCLEVWQGDGLPEKLCDRCVTRAESALLFREQCRAADRALRQAAARVSGLTNYTTVSGCKLYQQNQGLTPIESSQKTLKCSDCGAVFINYQELQIHSRIHAPFIQESTSLSHMHIVESQNPYYNPDTSISPSIIANNHHESIVNLSRPSSLSTELSQKNERPACALHCSLCNHTFPNRNQLINHNLSHCANNEDTSCDDSIEIGDDSNPIAENLSFQAIDLAYPRHNPSIDFNYPENLNLSAANPTTNDLVRGGLEIQSSSSNLSDQIIPFPRFPDDLNGETLSNEKNLSSNDNLSVQNNSNHNELVNLPEKKHKCLTCNKSFSQKSKLKTHEFSHTGEKPFKCINCDKAYTSKSKLNAHIRLHTGSNIHQCDVCQKTFAYPSYLIEHLKIHNINSSSRVNISNEVTQTNNKINLNSQKFECSICGKKFSMKKNLRGHLKLHSGNGLFNCEICDKLFSQKYNLKVHMRVHKRIKVHKCEYCDKSFSEKGNYKEHLRIHTKVKPFVCKLCNKAFSQSSHLKNHEASHDNQRPYQCRLCGKRFKLSSHLKRHVSLHSSVKTFKCLQCDQMFTQAFSLKRHLKKHNEAI, from the exons atgtTTATTGTCACAAAACAAATAGATAGTGAGAATATTAGTAAACTATGTCGGACTTGTTTAAGAGAAGATGGAAAGAAAATGATTTGTCTTTTTGTTGGCCCTGCTGAGACTTCACTGGCTGCTAAATTACGTTCTTTATCCTGCTTAGag GTATGGCAAGGTGATGGATTACCAGAAAAGTTATGCGATCGCTGTGTAACAAGAGCTGAATCTGCGCTTTTATTTCGGGAGCAATGTCGAGCAGCTGATAGAGCCTTAAGACAAGCAGCAGCTCGa GTCTCAGGACTGACAAATTACACAACAGTATCAGGTTGTAAATTATACCAACAAAATCAAGGATTAACACCAATAGAGAGCTCGCAAAAGACACTAAAATGCAGTGACTGCGGTGCTgtattcataaattatcaaGAGTTACAAATCCACAGTCGCATCCATGCTCCTTTTATCCAAGAGTCAACTTCTTTGTCTCACATGCACATCGTGGAATCACAGAACCCGTATTATAATCCAGATACTTCAATCTCTCCTTCGATAATCGCTAACAATCATCATGAATCGATTGTTAATTTAAGTAGGCCCAGTTCGTTGTCAACTGAActatcacaaaaaaatgagAGACCAGCATGTGCTCTCCATTGTTCTCTATGCAATCATACTTTCCCCAACAGGAATCAATTGATAAATCATAACTTATCACACTGTGCCAACAATGAAGACACATCATGTGATGATAGCATAGAAATCGGTGATGATTCAAATCCAATAGCAGAAAATCTCAGTTTTCAAGCAATTGATCTAGCATATCCACGACACAATCCTTCAATTGACTTCAATtatcctgaaaatttaaatctttcaGCAGCAAATCCAACGACAAATGATTTAGTAAGAGGAGGATTAGAAATCCAAAGTTCTTCCTCTAATTTATCTGATCAAATAATTccatttccaagatttcccgATGATTTGAACGGTGAGACTTTGagtaatgagaaaaatttatcgagcAATGACAATTTGTCAgtacaaaataattcaaatcacaatgaattagtaaatttacCAGAGAAAAAACATAAATGCCTGACgtgtaataaatcattttccCAAAAATCGAAGTTGAAAACTCATGAGTTTTCTCATACTGGCGAGAAACCATTCAAGTGCATCAATTGTGATAAAGCCTACACTTCAAAGAGTAAATTAAATGCTCATATAAGATTACATACTGGATCTAACATTCATCAGTGCGACGTCTGTCAAAAAACTTTCGCTTATCCCTCCTATTTAATAGagcatttgaaaattcataatatCAATTCAAGTTCGCGGGTAAACATTTCAAATGAGGTAACTCAAAcaaacaacaaaattaatttgaattcacaaaaatttgaatgctCGATCtgcggaaaaaaatttagcatgaaaaaaaatttgcggggacatttaaaattacacaGCGGCAATGGTTTATTTAATTGCGAAATctgtgataaattatttagccAAAAGTACAATCTTAAAGTTCACATGAGAGTTCATAAGAGAATAAAAGTCCATAAATGTGAATATTGTGATAAGTCTTTCAGTGAAAAAGGTAATTATAAAGAACATTTGAGAATACATACGAAAGTTAAACCGTTCGTGTGTAAATTGTGCAATAAAGCCTTTTCGCAATCTagtcatttaaaaaaccaCGAAGCCTCTCATGATAATCAACGGCCTTATCAGTGCAGACTGTGCGGTAAACGATTTAAACTTTCGTCGCATTTAAAGAGACATGTTAGTTTACATTCCTCAGtcaaaacttttaaatgtttGCAGTGTGATCAGATGTTCACCCAGGCGTTTAGTCTCAAAAGACATTTGAAAAAACACAATGAAgctatttaa